A part of Drosophila ananassae strain 14024-0371.13 chromosome 2R, ASM1763931v2, whole genome shotgun sequence genomic DNA contains:
- the LOC6506714 gene encoding DCN1-like protein: MNKLKSSQHRDKVKKFISLTQTGEQTAIFCLQQNDWKMDLASDNYFQNPDYYYRELDRKRIEQLFGRYRDPSDPLKINSQGVIRFLDDLELKPDSKLVLIIAWKFHAEVQCEFSRDEFINGMCDLGIDSIDKLKAKLPILEQELNDAGKFKDFYHFTFNYAKDPGQKGIDLDMAIAYWCIVLSGRFKFLDIWCQFLEEKHKRAISRDTWNLLLDFATNIDDRMSNYDSEGAWPVLIDDFVEWCQENNHLKEDSSQGFQQQQQSSSSSSSQNQKISSAYQTSHSTNMNYG, from the exons ATG AACAAATTGAAGTCCAGCCAGCACCGCGACAAGGTGAAGAAATTCATATCGCTGACGCAAACAGGCGAACAGACAGCAATTTTCTGCCTGCAACAAAATGATTGGAAGATGGATCTAGCCAGTGACAATTACTTCCAGAATCCAGACTACTATTATCGCGAGCTAGACCGGAAGCGAATCGAGCAGCTATTCGGACGATACCGCGATCCCAGCGATCCTCTCAAGATCAACTCACAAGGCGTGATCCGCTTCCTAGACGACCTGGAGCTGAAACCCGACTCCAAACTAGTGCTCATCATTGCGTGGAAGTTCCACGCCGAGGTGCAATGCGAGTTCTCGCGCGACGAGTTTATTAACGGAATGTGCGACCTGGGCATCGACAGCATCGATAAGCTCAAGGCAAAACTACCGATCCTTGAACAGGAATTGAACGATGCCGGGAAGTTTAAGGACTTCTACCACTTCACTTTCAACTATGCCAAGGATCCCGGCCAGAAAGGCATCGATCTGGATATGGCCATTGCATACTGGTGCATTGTACTGAGCGGGCGGTTCAAATTTCTGGATATCTGGTGCCAGTTTCTCGAGGAGAAGCACAAAAGGGCCATTTCGAGGGACACCTGGAATCTATTGCTCGACTTTGCTACCAACATCGACGACCGGATGAGCAACTACGACTCTGAAGGGGCCTGGCCTGTGCTAATCGATGACTTTGTCGAGTGGTGCCAAGAGAATAATCATCTTAAGGAGGACTCCTCCCAGGGattccagcagcagcagcaatccAGCTCTAGCTCCAGCTCACAGAACCAGAAGATATCTAGCGCCTACCAGACCTCGCACAGTACAAACATGAACTATGGCTAA